Proteins co-encoded in one Flavobacterium fluviale genomic window:
- a CDS encoding RNA polymerase sigma factor, giving the protein MSTINDQHYIDKVLQGDTNAFAVLVDRYKDMIFTLALKMVKNREEAEEVAQDTFIKIYSSLSKFKGDSKFSTWIYKIAYNTCLDRLKKSKKDDLNISIDDFSSHLIKTMDNALSALEEKERKQTIQKCLNLLPSDENFLLTLFYFDDQNLEEIGKIMNISANNAKVKLFRSRQKLAVILRQQLEPEIIECYERER; this is encoded by the coding sequence ATGAGTACAATAAATGATCAACATTATATCGACAAAGTTCTGCAAGGCGACACCAATGCTTTTGCCGTTCTTGTAGATCGTTATAAGGATATGATCTTTACCTTGGCACTCAAAATGGTTAAAAACCGAGAAGAGGCAGAAGAAGTTGCACAAGATACTTTTATCAAGATCTATAGTTCTCTTTCTAAATTTAAAGGGGATTCTAAATTTTCGACATGGATTTATAAAATTGCTTACAATACCTGCCTCGACAGATTGAAGAAAAGTAAAAAAGACGATTTAAATATTTCTATAGATGATTTTTCTTCGCATTTAATTAAAACAATGGACAATGCTTTGAGCGCTTTAGAAGAAAAAGAACGAAAGCAGACGATTCAAAAATGTTTAAATTTATTACCAAGTGACGAAAATTTCCTTTTGACTTTATTTTATTTTGATGATCAGAATTTGGAAGAAATCGGAAAAATAATGAATATATCGGCAAACAATGCGAAAGTAAAATTATTTAGAAGCAGACAAAAATTAGCCGTAATTTTGAGACAGCAGTTAGAACCAGAAATAATAGAATGTTATGAAAGAGAGCGATAA